One part of the Thermococcus litoralis DSM 5473 genome encodes these proteins:
- a CDS encoding DUF5748 family protein: MNLEVIKEFLDAIGADYTEVDGEIHLAPEVFYEVWKYIGQPDIKTYVIEDEVVEPGSYDPPEMKYTDVRRIKIKKAYFETLEGVKVVTDYNEFQKILKEKKEEL; encoded by the coding sequence TAGAAGTAATAAAAGAGTTTCTGGATGCAATTGGGGCAGACTATACAGAAGTGGATGGAGAAATACATTTGGCTCCAGAGGTTTTTTATGAAGTTTGGAAGTATATAGGGCAACCCGACATTAAAACGTATGTGATAGAAGACGAAGTTGTTGAACCAGGTTCATACGATCCTCCAGAGATGAAATACACTGATGTTAGGAGGATTAAAATCAAGAAAGCATATTTTGAGACACTTGAAGGAGTTAAAGTTGTTACTGATTACAATGAATTCCAGAAGATATTAAAGGAGAAGAAGGAAGAACTTTAG